In the Diospyros lotus cultivar Yz01 chromosome 13, ASM1463336v1, whole genome shotgun sequence genome, ACGCGTGTACGGCTGAGGCTCTACCTTCCCTCTATAAATGCAGTCGCCCGCTCACCTTCTCATCATCGTCGTTTGCCCTTCTTTCTTCGATCGACTTAGAGAGGAGTTTTTGTTATCCTTTTTCCAGAAAATGTCTTGCTGTGGAGGGAACTGCGGCTGTGGATCTGGCTGCCAGTGCGGCAGCGGCTGCGGAGGGTAAGGCTCTGGCTTTGGCTTTCTGTCTGTGTCTGTCTGGCTTTTGGATGCATATatggttttctttctttttctcgaTTTAATTTCTTCACGGGAAAggattttcttgttttatgttCTGTAATCTTTGTATTCGGACGTAAATCAGTATTAGCTATTACGTTCTCTTAAGGTTTCTACGTAATTTCCGCGGAAGCGCTCAACGCAGAAACCTAAAAGGTGATGGATCTTTAGGTTTTCACTCTGGTTCTTCGTGAAATTACGCAGTTTCTACTGATCTTCCTATTTCTTAGATCCGAACGCGAGAATAACTTTGCTCCGCCTTTTGAGCCGCTTTTCTGTTCTCTTATAGCAAAACTGTCTCTCCGAGTTTCCAATTGTTGAGATATTTTATGCAGTCTTTTTacaatttcttttgttaatcCGAACAGGATACTTCTACGGAGATCTCGCTCTGTATAATGTGAAATTAGCTAGGGAAAACTAATCAAACAATTTATAACTGCAGAAATATACAAGTTTTGTACAAAAATTACGTATGTAATATCACGGTTTTAGTTTTGTGGTCAAAACATCCCTTTCAATTATTTATCATTGATGTGCTGTAACTTTCTGGCTGATGGTGGCAGATGCAAGATGTATCCAGACCTAAGCTACTCTGAGAAGACTACCACTGAGACCCTTATTGCTGGAGTTGCACCCCAGAAGGGGTATGTATTATTCATACATCtgtataattaataaatttctaatttattaattaaagaaaatcttaTGTATG is a window encoding:
- the LOC127787890 gene encoding metallothionein-like protein type 2, whose product is MQSPAHLLIIVVCPSFFDRLREEFLLSFFQKMSCCGGNCGCGSGCQCGSGCGGCKMYPDLSYSEKTTTETLIAGVAPQKGHFEGSEMGVAAEDNGCKCGPTCSCNPCNCK